Proteins found in one Terribacillus sp. DMT04 genomic segment:
- a CDS encoding YwhD family protein — MEKKKNNAFTIMKDDSTDGHGGYGVGAISLENMSPVIVDPHEKTAYVDMAAMHARSQVERRVRFQNDKDKVQDGKRYWIVWVTVQNSKDGPYYLGAAASEIIVDRPNRIAYKSMPEHVKHMEQSMKGMYVLEHMDDLSKELLLEFFQTYKPEFWERTSKDLENQLQ; from the coding sequence ATGGAAAAGAAGAAGAATAATGCTTTCACGATTATGAAGGATGACTCAACAGATGGGCATGGCGGTTACGGCGTCGGTGCTATCAGTCTGGAGAACATGAGCCCGGTCATCGTGGATCCGCATGAGAAGACGGCCTATGTAGATATGGCTGCGATGCATGCGCGCAGCCAGGTAGAAAGACGTGTGCGTTTTCAGAATGATAAAGATAAAGTGCAAGACGGCAAACGGTATTGGATTGTTTGGGTTACAGTGCAAAATAGCAAAGACGGTCCATACTATCTTGGTGCAGCTGCCAGCGAGATCATCGTTGACCGTCCAAACCGAATTGCGTACAAGTCCATGCCAGAGCACGTGAAACACATGGAGCAATCGATGAAAGGCATGTACGTGCTGGAACATATGGATGACTTATCAAAAGAATTGCTGCTTGAATTCTTCCAGACATACAAACCTGAATTCTGGGAAAGAACTTCAAAAGACTTGGAAAACCAGCTTCAATAA
- the pta gene encoding phosphate acetyltransferase: MSDLFQTLREKVTGQNKRIVLPEGLDERILEAAAKLAEEGIIAPILIGNKEQVESKAKELSINLHDATIIDPDTYEKFDELVAAFVERRKGKATEEDAKKMLKDENYFGTMLVYTGEADGLVSGAAHSTADTVRPALQIIKTKPGYKKTSGAFVMVRDDERYVFGDCAINIAPDSQDLAEIAVASAETAAMFDIDPKVALLSFSTKGSAKSPETEKVSDALAIAKEKNPDLVVDGEFQFDAAFVPSVAAKKAPDAVLKGDANVFVFPSLEAGNIGYKIAQRLGNFDAVGPILQGLNAPVNDLSRGCDAEDVYKLTLITAAQSVQ; encoded by the coding sequence ATGAGTGATTTATTTCAAACATTGCGGGAAAAAGTGACAGGTCAAAATAAAAGGATCGTCTTGCCAGAGGGCTTGGACGAACGTATTTTGGAAGCAGCTGCAAAGCTTGCAGAAGAGGGCATTATTGCACCGATTCTTATTGGTAATAAAGAACAAGTGGAGAGCAAGGCAAAAGAATTGTCTATCAACCTGCATGATGCAACAATCATCGACCCAGATACTTACGAGAAATTCGATGAACTAGTCGCAGCGTTTGTAGAACGCCGCAAAGGTAAAGCAACGGAAGAAGATGCAAAGAAAATGCTAAAAGATGAAAACTACTTCGGTACAATGCTTGTTTACACTGGCGAAGCAGATGGTCTTGTTAGCGGAGCGGCTCATTCTACAGCTGATACAGTTCGCCCAGCGCTTCAAATTATTAAAACAAAGCCAGGTTATAAGAAAACATCAGGTGCATTCGTTATGGTAAGAGACGACGAGCGTTATGTATTTGGCGACTGTGCAATCAATATTGCACCAGACAGCCAAGATCTTGCTGAGATTGCTGTAGCAAGCGCTGAAACAGCAGCTATGTTCGACATCGATCCAAAAGTCGCACTTTTAAGCTTCTCTACAAAAGGTTCCGCGAAATCTCCGGAAACAGAGAAAGTATCCGATGCGCTAGCAATCGCTAAAGAGAAAAATCCTGATCTTGTTGTAGACGGAGAATTCCAATTCGATGCTGCTTTCGTTCCATCTGTAGCAGCGAAAAAAGCTCCAGATGCTGTACTAAAAGGTGATGCGAATGTATTCGTATTCCCTAGCCTGGAAGCAGGAAACATTGGCTACAAAATCGCACAGCGTCTTGGTAACTTTGACGCAGTAGGTCCGATTCTACAAGGCCTTAACGCTCCGGTAAACGATCTATCCCGCGGCTGTGACGCAGAAGACGTGTACAAGCTTACACTAATCACTGCAGCACAATCCGTACAATAA
- a CDS encoding PAS domain-containing protein, with the protein MVKDFRYSSEVTDQFVKHAIDYVGAGVVITDPSLPDNPIIYTNKGFEELTGYTSEEIIGHNCRFLQGEDTSKNDVTIIRNAIKQEDPIVVELKNYRKDGEMFWNELEIYPIYLDDEKKTFFVGVQKDITERKLNEELVAHYLEEVSRLSTPIVPITDTTSILPLIGDVDDRRLNQILERVGEHVQQTGEQNFIIDLQGISRFHSGVHDGVLRLHQLLELMGTRLIVTGFHPKMAMESVRSVDFHEQNIPFYSTVKQALSFLEKEKNR; encoded by the coding sequence TTGGTTAAGGATTTCCGCTATTCATCCGAAGTAACTGATCAATTTGTAAAGCATGCTATCGATTACGTAGGTGCAGGAGTGGTAATTACAGACCCTTCACTACCTGATAATCCGATTATTTATACCAATAAAGGCTTTGAAGAGCTTACTGGTTATACTTCCGAGGAAATTATCGGCCATAACTGCCGTTTTCTGCAAGGTGAAGATACAAGTAAAAATGATGTGACAATCATTCGCAATGCTATAAAGCAAGAAGATCCCATTGTTGTGGAATTAAAGAATTACCGCAAAGACGGCGAGATGTTTTGGAATGAGCTGGAGATATATCCAATTTACCTAGATGATGAAAAAAAGACATTTTTCGTTGGGGTGCAAAAGGATATAACTGAGCGAAAACTCAATGAAGAGCTTGTTGCGCATTATTTAGAGGAAGTATCAAGGCTGTCAACACCAATTGTACCAATTACGGATACAACGTCAATTTTGCCTTTGATTGGCGATGTTGATGATCGCAGGCTCAATCAAATACTTGAGAGAGTCGGGGAGCATGTGCAGCAAACCGGAGAGCAGAATTTTATAATTGATCTGCAAGGAATCAGCCGTTTTCACAGTGGTGTCCATGATGGTGTGCTTCGCTTGCATCAGCTTCTTGAATTAATGGGTACTCGCTTGATTGTGACAGGTTTTCACCCGAAGATGGCGATGGAAAGTGTGCGAAGCGTTGATTTCCACGAACAGAATATCCCGTTTTACTCGACAGTAAAACAAGCATTAAGCTTTCTTGAAAAAGAGAAAAACCGCTGA
- a CDS encoding HD domain-containing protein — protein sequence MAYRDEKLEEEKVFKDPVHRYVHVRDRVIWDLIATPEFQRLRRIKQLGTSYMTFHGAEHSRFNHSLGVYEIVRRIVSNFENRLNWKKEQRLLVLCAALLHDLGHGPYSHSFEKVFGLDHEEFTRKIILGNTGVNHVLRKVSASFPKKVAEVINKTYGDKLIVSIISSQIDADRMDYLQRDAYFTGVSYGHFDMERILRVMRPREDQVVIKESGMHAVEDYIMSRYQMYWQVYFHPVTRSAEVILTKILHRAKALYLSDYTFKLRPEHFISLFDGDITLEDYIRLDENVTGFYFQAWLEEEDDILRDLCERFLNRRLFKYVEFNPLLHVKEMVELSKLFYEVGIDPEYYLIDDSSSDLPYDFYRPGEEEERLPIHLQLPNGKLKELSRQSDIVEAISGKKRTDHKLYFPQDILEALPDESTQKQRIFEILFQ from the coding sequence ATGGCGTATCGAGACGAAAAGCTAGAGGAAGAGAAAGTTTTCAAAGATCCTGTGCATCGTTATGTACATGTCCGCGACCGGGTAATATGGGATTTAATCGCAACACCTGAATTCCAGCGGCTGCGCCGGATTAAGCAGCTTGGCACCTCTTATATGACGTTTCATGGTGCTGAACACAGCCGTTTTAACCACTCTCTGGGCGTTTATGAGATCGTCAGACGGATTGTCAGCAATTTCGAAAACCGTTTGAATTGGAAAAAGGAACAGCGCCTGCTCGTGCTTTGTGCTGCGTTGCTTCACGATTTAGGACATGGACCTTACTCTCATTCTTTTGAGAAGGTATTCGGTCTGGATCATGAGGAATTTACTCGTAAGATTATTCTTGGTAATACGGGTGTAAATCATGTGCTTCGTAAAGTGAGTGCCAGCTTCCCAAAAAAGGTAGCCGAAGTTATTAACAAGACCTATGGCGATAAATTGATCGTCAGCATTATCTCAAGCCAAATTGATGCTGACAGAATGGACTACTTGCAGCGGGATGCCTATTTCACTGGCGTAAGCTACGGTCACTTCGATATGGAGCGCATTCTCCGGGTCATGCGGCCGCGTGAAGATCAGGTGGTTATTAAAGAATCCGGTATGCACGCAGTCGAAGATTATATCATGAGCCGTTATCAGATGTATTGGCAAGTATATTTCCACCCTGTTACGCGCAGCGCGGAGGTTATCCTGACGAAAATCTTGCACCGTGCAAAAGCGCTCTATTTGAGTGATTATACGTTTAAATTGCGACCAGAGCATTTTATTTCTTTATTCGATGGAGATATAACGCTGGAGGATTATATTCGGCTTGATGAGAACGTCACAGGCTTTTATTTCCAAGCTTGGCTGGAGGAAGAAGATGATATACTAAGAGACTTGTGCGAAAGATTTCTGAATCGCAGATTGTTCAAATATGTCGAATTCAATCCGCTTCTGCACGTAAAGGAAATGGTAGAATTGTCGAAGCTTTTCTATGAAGTCGGCATCGATCCGGAATATTATTTGATTGATGACTCTTCTTCTGATTTGCCGTATGATTTCTACCGTCCTGGGGAAGAAGAGGAGCGGCTTCCGATTCACTTGCAGCTTCCAAATGGGAAACTGAAGGAATTATCCCGCCAATCGGATATAGTGGAAGCAATTTCGGGTAAGAAACGAACAGACCATAAATTATACTTTCCACAAGATATACTAGAAGCTTTGCCGGATGAGAGCACACAGAAGCAGCGGATTTTTGAGATATTATTTCAATAA
- a CDS encoding lipoate--protein ligase family protein: protein MLHTLFESPEFRIIDHSKEDSPDQAMASFAIDDALAISVGEELAVPTARLWIHDRTIMLGIPDSRLPYIEEGVAYLEEQGYKAVVRNSGGLAVLLDKGVVNLSFIFPDAKHIGIHDGYQAMVSFIQYIFQDLTNKIEAFEVEGSYCPGTYDLSIDGRKFAGISQRRVKDGSAVQIYLCVDGSGAGRAEVVRAFYERAKQHAETRFTFPEVVPETMASLEELLHVPITSEQVCKRIVDGLASITRINPSDKMTEQEMQWQQERMKLMLKRNEDFQQKNR from the coding sequence GTGTTGCATACATTATTTGAATCACCAGAATTCCGCATCATCGACCATTCCAAGGAAGACAGTCCCGACCAGGCAATGGCTTCTTTTGCTATTGATGATGCACTTGCAATATCTGTTGGAGAAGAATTAGCTGTACCAACAGCAAGATTATGGATTCATGACCGAACGATTATGCTCGGTATTCCCGATTCCCGGCTGCCATATATAGAAGAAGGCGTGGCTTATTTAGAGGAACAAGGCTACAAAGCAGTCGTTCGAAATTCAGGCGGACTAGCTGTTCTTTTAGATAAAGGCGTCGTCAATTTATCTTTTATCTTCCCAGATGCAAAGCATATCGGTATCCATGATGGCTACCAAGCTATGGTATCCTTCATTCAATACATTTTCCAGGATTTAACGAACAAAATCGAAGCATTTGAAGTAGAAGGTTCTTACTGTCCAGGCACCTATGACTTAAGTATAGATGGCCGTAAATTTGCTGGTATCTCACAACGCCGGGTTAAAGATGGTTCGGCCGTGCAAATCTACTTATGTGTGGATGGCAGCGGTGCTGGACGAGCCGAAGTTGTTCGAGCATTTTATGAGCGAGCAAAACAACATGCTGAAACTCGCTTCACGTTCCCAGAAGTAGTGCCTGAAACGATGGCATCCCTAGAAGAACTGCTGCATGTTCCGATAACAAGCGAGCAAGTATGCAAGCGAATTGTCGATGGGCTTGCCTCCATTACACGCATCAACCCTTCCGACAAGATGACGGAGCAAGAAATGCAGTGGCAGCAAGAACGAATGAAGCTCATGCTAAAACGAAATGAAGATTTCCAACAAAAAAACCGCTAA
- a CDS encoding YwgA family protein — MLANHANLLQFFSSAEEVVGRKKLQKMIYILKKNGVPFGEKYEFHLFGPYSEELSLRVDELSNLGLLQETKEDKSSYIQYRYTMTEEGQQFLTHYDNHFPDYQQAVHLLKEKSSRFLELVSTMLYFEELQQEEVEEKVRTVKKKQNYTDEEMTQAWEFIASMKKLQA, encoded by the coding sequence ATGCTAGCCAATCATGCGAATCTCCTGCAGTTCTTTTCTTCCGCGGAAGAAGTAGTAGGCAGGAAGAAATTGCAAAAGATGATCTACATACTGAAGAAAAATGGAGTTCCGTTCGGAGAGAAATATGAATTCCATTTATTCGGACCGTATTCAGAAGAATTATCTTTGCGTGTAGATGAATTGAGCAATCTTGGATTACTCCAGGAGACAAAAGAAGATAAAAGCAGTTATATTCAGTACCGATATACAATGACAGAAGAGGGGCAGCAGTTCCTCACCCATTATGATAATCACTTTCCTGATTACCAACAGGCCGTTCACCTGTTAAAAGAAAAAAGCTCCCGTTTTCTGGAACTCGTTTCGACGATGTTATATTTCGAAGAGCTGCAGCAAGAGGAAGTGGAAGAGAAGGTACGGACAGTCAAGAAGAAACAAAACTATACAGACGAAGAGATGACCCAAGCATGGGAATTCATCGCTTCAATGAAAAAGCTGCAAGCATAA
- the hemQ gene encoding hydrogen peroxide-dependent heme synthase has product MAEAVETMDGWYCLHDFRVMDWTSWKLASDEDRQAAIEEFQNWMSDMEQVEEANNGSQLAYKIIGHKADIMFMILRPTMDELQEIETAFDKTKIASFMTKSFSYLSVVELSKYMSKPGVDIEQKPEVQARLKPILPRWDYMCFYPMDKRRMNEDNWYSLEKDARSKLMYEHSKTGRKYAGQIKQIITGSFGFDDWEWGVTLFAHDPLPIKKLVYEMRFDEVSARYGEFGDFYFGNILEKDAAATYFHIS; this is encoded by the coding sequence ATGGCAGAAGCAGTAGAAACCATGGACGGCTGGTATTGCCTGCATGATTTCCGTGTAATGGATTGGACAAGCTGGAAACTAGCGTCTGATGAAGATCGCCAAGCAGCAATCGAGGAATTCCAAAACTGGATGTCTGATATGGAACAAGTGGAGGAAGCAAATAACGGCAGTCAGTTAGCCTATAAGATTATTGGTCACAAAGCTGACATTATGTTTATGATTTTGCGTCCGACAATGGATGAGCTGCAAGAAATCGAGACAGCGTTTGATAAGACGAAGATTGCCTCGTTTATGACGAAGAGCTTTTCTTATTTATCCGTTGTGGAGCTTTCTAAATATATGAGCAAACCAGGCGTCGATATTGAACAAAAACCAGAAGTGCAAGCACGCTTGAAACCAATCCTGCCTCGCTGGGATTACATGTGCTTCTATCCGATGGACAAACGTCGGATGAACGAGGATAACTGGTATTCTCTAGAAAAAGATGCGCGTTCCAAGCTTATGTACGAACATAGTAAAACTGGACGCAAATATGCTGGTCAAATTAAGCAAATTATAACTGGCTCATTCGGATTCGATGATTGGGAATGGGGCGTTACACTGTTCGCACATGATCCGCTGCCAATCAAGAAACTTGTATACGAAATGCGCTTTGATGAAGTGAGTGCGCGTTACGGCGAGTTCGGTGATTTCTATTTCGGTAATATCTTGGAAAAAGATGCCGCTGCAACATACTTCCATATTTCATAA
- a CDS encoding ZIP family metal transporter, which translates to MYFWLSLTFAIGFALIHYCSKYMGFLKETPRSKFLSISAGIAVAYVFVHLLPELNHYQELLNDELEHHIWSYTENHIYILALIGLILFYGLERLVKVSKQTTKLHNPDETKSGIFWIHMSSFFLYNSIIGYLLVREEYESPFGMLFYFIALGVHFVTNDRSLRSDHKHIYDKYGRLLLTGAILLGWIVGVMTELNELIISLLTAFIAGGIILNVMKEELPEERQSSIVSFLLGAAGYTTLLLLI; encoded by the coding sequence ATGTATTTTTGGCTTAGTTTGACTTTTGCAATTGGGTTTGCGCTTATTCATTATTGCTCCAAGTATATGGGCTTCTTAAAGGAAACACCGCGCAGTAAATTTCTATCAATTTCAGCTGGAATAGCGGTTGCTTACGTGTTTGTGCACCTTCTTCCTGAACTGAATCATTACCAAGAGCTGCTGAATGACGAATTAGAGCACCACATATGGAGCTATACAGAGAACCATATTTATATTCTAGCGCTGATCGGCTTAATCTTATTTTATGGTTTGGAAAGACTGGTAAAAGTGTCAAAACAAACGACTAAGCTGCATAATCCTGATGAGACAAAATCGGGTATCTTTTGGATTCATATGAGCTCTTTTTTCCTGTACAACAGTATTATTGGTTACTTATTAGTGCGAGAAGAATATGAATCTCCATTCGGTATGCTCTTCTACTTTATTGCGCTAGGTGTGCATTTTGTTACGAACGATCGGAGCCTGCGCAGTGACCACAAGCACATCTATGACAAATATGGCAGATTACTTCTGACAGGTGCAATCCTTTTGGGTTGGATAGTTGGTGTTATGACAGAATTAAATGAGCTCATCATATCCTTGCTCACAGCCTTTATTGCAGGTGGAATTATATTAAATGTAATGAAAGAGGAACTTCCAGAAGAGAGACAAAGCAGTATAGTCAGCTTCCTGCTTGGTGCAGCAGGCTATACAACATTGCTACTGTTGATTTGA